From Microcoleus sp. bin38.metabat.b11b12b14.051, one genomic window encodes:
- a CDS encoding type II toxin-antitoxin system HicB family antitoxin, with protein sequence MLPEFPRSLGTGTTLEEVEHQIKAAIVFHLEELRQSGSSIPEARTLCKYVEV encoded by the coding sequence ATTTTACCAGAGTTCCCCCGATCCCTAGGGACAGGAACAACTCTCGAGGAAGTCGAACACCAAATTAAAGCAGCCATAGTTTTTCATTTAGAAGAGTTGCGTCAATCTGGTTCGTCTATTCCTGAAGCCAGGACTTTATGCAAATATGTTGAGGTTTAA
- a CDS encoding YgiT-type zinc finger protein, translating to MLSVEKCPICSGEIVIKEVDKLLRGGNHTAILKVSAEVCISCGERLYSVETVRKFAKIRQQLQREETQEFQAMGQSFRVG from the coding sequence ATGCTATCAGTAGAAAAATGCCCGATTTGCAGCGGTGAAATAGTTATCAAAGAAGTCGATAAACTTTTACGGGGTGGCAATCATACTGCTATCTTAAAAGTATCCGCTGAAGTTTGCATAAGCTGTGGAGAACGGTTGTATTCTGTGGAAACAGTTAGGAAGTTTGCTAAAATTAGACAGCAATTGCAGCGAGAAGAGACTCAAGAATTTCAAGCGATGGGGCAATCTTTTCGAGTTGGGTAA
- a CDS encoding SpoVT/AbrB domain-containing protein encodes MTAKIHISKLGNSLALPIPDYIVKFLNLKAEDSVICSIENGKLVIEPVNNKISKYTLDELLAGEIESSEEVSWGKPEGEEVW; translated from the coding sequence ATGACAGCCAAAATACACATCAGCAAATTAGGTAACTCCTTGGCTTTACCAATACCAGACTACATAGTAAAGTTTCTCAATCTTAAAGCCGAAGATTCAGTAATTTGCAGCATAGAAAATGGGAAACTGGTCATAGAGCCTGTAAATAATAAAATATCCAAATATACCCTAGATGAATTATTGGCAGGCGAAATAGAATCTAGCGAAGAAGTCTCTTGGGGAAAACCAGAAGGAGAAGAAGTTTGGTAA
- a CDS encoding type II toxin-antitoxin system PemK/MazF family toxin — MRLNFDPQAGHEQMGTRPALVVSQTKFNIKMGFDRHDIQNRSELGCVR; from the coding sequence ATTCGCCTCAATTTTGACCCTCAAGCAGGACACGAACAAATGGGGACTAGACCTGCGCTGGTTGTGAGTCAAACTAAATTTAACATAAAAATGGGGTTCGATCGCCATGACATACAAAATCGCAGTGAATTAGGGTGCGTCAGGTAG
- a CDS encoding prevent-host-death protein: MKTVDKSQLIAQLLELLQLVEIEGEEIVVMDGTKPVVRISPYEKTLSTEELFKDMRGKVKYFEDLTAPTFV; the protein is encoded by the coding sequence ATGAAAACCGTTGATAAAAGTCAATTAATAGCTCAATTACTAGAATTATTGCAACTTGTCGAGATTGAAGGCGAAGAAATTGTAGTAATGGATGGAACTAAACCTGTTGTGAGAATTTCTCCGTATGAAAAAACTCTTTCAACTGAAGAATTATTTAAGGATATGCGGGGGAAAGTCAAATATTTTGAAGATTTAACTGCGCCAACATTTGTTTGA
- a CDS encoding bifunctional orotidine-5'-phosphate decarboxylase/orotate phosphoribosyltransferase codes for MSNKTNFFDRLLAAVESNQSLLYLALDPDPETLPALVSMTVEETQIFVTDLLKRLKSAIDQTADLICACKITLGFYQSLGIPGWQLLQQILTIIPQHLPVILDAKHSDFNSSALFAKTVFQDWQFDAITLSPYAGFDEVAPFLLYPGKTVFVLCATANPSAAALQEYPTAENPLYLQLVRLSQTWGTPEKLGLEVGVMPDMLARIRQLAPERLILVEGDIAAENDLTEENDLAQLLAAGLSKNGEGLLLPLPPRLLARPEPRREIEKLRDNINKERLRAIEGSPTCELWLPDVCFLKPEPNRDLILQLYDIGCVVFGDHVQASGAVFPYYIDLRKIISTPQIFHQIVSAYADILKDLKFDRIAGIPYGSLPTATGLALRMERPMIFPRKEVKTYGAGKLIEGHFQAGETIVVVDDILISGKSVMEGAAKLKSAGLNVEDIVVLIDHEQGVKDKLQANGYRAHSVLALSEIAQTLYQANRIDTSQFNMLTAET; via the coding sequence ATGAGCAATAAAACTAACTTTTTTGACCGACTCTTAGCTGCGGTAGAAAGCAATCAAAGCCTGCTGTATTTAGCCCTAGATCCAGACCCAGAAACCTTACCCGCGCTGGTTTCGATGACTGTTGAGGAAACTCAAATTTTTGTAACTGATTTGTTGAAAAGGCTTAAAAGTGCGATCGACCAAACAGCCGATTTAATCTGTGCTTGCAAAATCACCCTCGGTTTTTACCAATCTCTCGGCATCCCCGGCTGGCAACTGCTGCAACAAATATTAACAATTATTCCCCAGCATCTGCCAGTAATTTTAGATGCGAAACACAGCGATTTCAACAGCAGCGCCTTGTTTGCGAAAACCGTATTTCAAGACTGGCAATTTGACGCGATTACTCTCAGTCCCTATGCCGGATTCGACGAAGTAGCGCCATTTTTATTATATCCCGGAAAAACAGTTTTTGTGCTTTGTGCCACAGCCAACCCGTCAGCCGCCGCATTGCAGGAATATCCGACAGCAGAAAACCCTTTGTACTTGCAATTAGTCCGACTCTCGCAAACTTGGGGAACTCCCGAAAAACTCGGTTTGGAAGTAGGAGTAATGCCAGATATGTTGGCACGCATCCGCCAATTGGCTCCCGAACGGCTGATTTTAGTCGAAGGAGACATCGCCGCCGAAAATGACCTGACAGAAGAAAACGACCTCGCACAACTGCTGGCGGCGGGTTTAAGCAAGAATGGTGAGGGTTTATTGCTGCCACTGCCCCCAAGGTTATTAGCGCGACCAGAACCTCGCCGAGAAATTGAGAAATTGCGCGATAATATTAACAAAGAGAGGTTGCGTGCGATCGAAGGAAGTCCGACTTGCGAATTGTGGCTACCGGATGTTTGCTTTTTGAAACCGGAACCCAACCGCGACTTAATCTTACAACTTTATGACATTGGCTGCGTAGTATTTGGCGACCACGTACAAGCATCCGGCGCCGTATTTCCATATTACATCGACTTGCGAAAAATCATCTCAACCCCGCAAATCTTCCATCAAATTGTCAGCGCCTATGCAGACATTCTCAAAGACTTAAAATTCGATCGCATTGCGGGAATTCCCTACGGTTCTTTACCAACAGCAACCGGCTTAGCATTGCGGATGGAACGCCCGATGATTTTCCCGCGCAAGGAGGTGAAAACCTACGGCGCGGGTAAGTTAATAGAAGGGCATTTTCAGGCCGGAGAAACGATTGTAGTAGTCGATGATATTTTGATTAGCGGCAAAAGCGTGATGGAAGGTGCCGCCAAGCTAAAATCTGCCGGGTTAAACGTGGAAGATATCGTAGTATTAATCGACCACGAACAAGGAGTCAAAGATAAATTGCAAGCCAACGGTTATCGCGCGCATTCCGTGCTAGCGCTTTCCGAAATCGCTCAAACTTTGTATCAAGCAAACCGCATAGATACTTCGCAATTCAATATGTTGACAGCCGAAACTTAA
- a CDS encoding pentapeptide repeat-containing protein, with product MKSVTLGAVSFGMIFGLATSVIAANPQQINQLRQTNQCPGCDLRSIPLQQTSLANADLRGADLRGSNLREANLSGANLSGAFLGGASLRQANLAGADLTEANLIGADLTGANLNNAKLKGATWVDGTIK from the coding sequence ATGAAATCTGTAACTTTGGGAGCAGTTTCATTCGGAATGATATTCGGGTTAGCTACATCGGTGATTGCGGCGAACCCCCAGCAAATTAACCAGTTGCGACAAACTAACCAATGTCCGGGATGCGATTTGAGAAGCATTCCCCTTCAGCAAACGAGTTTAGCAAATGCCGATTTGAGAGGCGCAGATTTGAGAGGTTCAAATCTCAGGGAAGCTAATTTATCTGGAGCAAATTTGAGCGGGGCTTTTCTCGGTGGGGCTTCTTTGCGGCAAGCTAATTTAGCAGGTGCTGATTTGACTGAGGCCAATTTAATCGGGGCAGATTTGACCGGGGCAAATTTGAATAATGCTAAGCTGAAAGGGGCTACTTGGGTTGACGGTACTATTAAATAA
- a CDS encoding DUF547 domain-containing protein, whose amino-acid sequence MLNSIDFSTWDELLQRYVDARGRVDYRRWKAEGADVLSNWLGTLADVDLAAVTDADARLALWLNAYNAIAISQVLEVYPIASIRPKVLGIPNWLAFLDFFTRSNSIIGGKKYSLNQIEHAILRPEFAEPRIHFALVCASVGCPLLRRGAYFPESVRTQLEAEASSFINNPDKVRYDAGKKTLYLSKIFQWYAEDFVKAAGSVVGYAGGYLGPSRAVSDEWAIVFLPYDWNLNQV is encoded by the coding sequence ATGCTAAATTCGATCGACTTTTCAACCTGGGATGAGTTGCTACAACGCTACGTTGACGCTAGGGGGCGCGTGGATTACCGGCGCTGGAAAGCTGAAGGAGCGGATGTTTTGAGCAATTGGCTGGGAACTTTGGCGGATGTCGATTTGGCTGCTGTTACCGATGCGGATGCGCGGCTGGCGCTGTGGCTGAATGCGTACAATGCGATCGCAATTTCCCAAGTTCTCGAAGTATACCCGATCGCGTCCATCCGTCCCAAAGTTTTGGGAATTCCCAACTGGCTAGCTTTTTTGGATTTCTTCACCCGTTCCAACTCGATTATTGGTGGTAAAAAGTATAGCCTCAATCAAATCGAACACGCAATTTTGCGTCCAGAATTTGCCGAACCGCGCATCCATTTTGCCTTAGTTTGTGCTTCCGTCGGGTGCCCGCTGCTGCGCCGCGGCGCTTATTTCCCCGAATCTGTGCGGACTCAACTGGAGGCGGAAGCGAGTAGTTTTATCAACAATCCCGATAAGGTGCGCTACGATGCTGGGAAAAAGACGCTTTATTTGAGCAAGATTTTTCAGTGGTACGCCGAGGATTTTGTCAAGGCGGCGGGTTCCGTTGTTGGGTATGCGGGCGGTTATTTGGGGCCGTCGCGGGCTGTTAGCGATGAATGGGCGATCGTTTTTTTGCCCTATGATTGGAATTTAAATCAAGTTTAG
- a CDS encoding DUF2157 domain-containing protein has translation MISDKFRRELRAEAKLWEAEGLIDSSLYQQLSERYQFYTIETSSRNQFLSILIGLGSILLGIGVITFVAANWQVWSREIRVAMLLSVFVAVNAAGFYLWRIPPSQNKNLNQSILPLTKGRNQLLGEGLLLLGALILGANMALMAQMFHIGGSAFGLFLVWGIGVLGMAYSLRLTSLGVLSALLIGFGYWLAVLDWSSQVEFSWLQVLVRQMPIAASLMFVPIAYWCRSRVIFVIGAIAIIFSLQVSIAQGADGGWGAAIFCALPPALLWGYDDVMWPKVHSRLFQPTARSLALLYFAGLFYFLSFHWFWQDSPTPRETGPDWVLLANTAVLGALAVFEWLHLGRLELRRRTRKPGDLTSGAIAFFILAAAFIPFFHLTFTPLPVLATFLFNVLSFLLAVGLVREGLALGNRQSFWGGMVLITLQIISRLFEYNTELLLKSFVFVLCGIGVIAAGIWFERHFAKINDN, from the coding sequence ATGATTTCAGACAAATTTCGGCGCGAGTTGCGCGCAGAAGCCAAACTCTGGGAAGCAGAAGGACTTATCGACTCTTCCCTTTACCAACAACTTTCGGAACGCTATCAATTTTACACCATCGAAACATCTTCTCGAAATCAATTTTTGAGCATTCTCATCGGTTTGGGTAGCATACTTCTGGGAATAGGAGTTATCACTTTTGTAGCAGCCAACTGGCAAGTTTGGTCGCGCGAAATTAGAGTCGCAATGCTGCTGAGCGTTTTTGTCGCAGTCAATGCGGCGGGGTTTTATTTGTGGCGCATTCCACCATCCCAAAACAAAAACTTAAATCAAAGTATTTTACCTCTAACAAAAGGGCGAAACCAACTTCTCGGTGAAGGATTGTTGCTGTTAGGAGCTTTGATTTTAGGAGCAAATATGGCTTTGATGGCGCAAATGTTCCACATCGGCGGTTCTGCTTTTGGGCTTTTCCTAGTTTGGGGAATCGGCGTGTTGGGAATGGCTTACAGTTTGCGGTTGACTTCGTTGGGCGTTTTATCGGCACTTTTAATCGGTTTTGGCTATTGGCTGGCTGTGTTAGATTGGTCTTCTCAAGTTGAGTTTTCTTGGTTGCAGGTTTTGGTGCGCCAAATGCCAATTGCTGCGAGTTTGATGTTTGTGCCGATCGCCTATTGGTGTCGATCGCGTGTTATTTTTGTGATCGGTGCGATCGCGATAATTTTTTCATTACAAGTTTCAATTGCCCAAGGAGCCGATGGCGGCTGGGGCGCAGCAATATTTTGTGCCCTACCGCCCGCTTTGCTGTGGGGATATGACGATGTGATGTGGCCGAAAGTACACAGCAGGCTGTTTCAACCTACCGCCCGCAGTTTAGCATTGTTGTACTTTGCCGGTTTGTTTTACTTTCTGTCTTTCCACTGGTTTTGGCAAGATTCGCCGACACCTAGGGAAACCGGGCCTGATTGGGTTTTGTTGGCAAATACGGCGGTTTTGGGTGCTTTAGCGGTGTTTGAGTGGCTGCATTTGGGACGTTTGGAACTGCGGCGTCGCACGCGAAAACCAGGGGATTTGACCTCAGGTGCGATCGCATTTTTCATCCTCGCGGCCGCCTTCATACCGTTTTTTCACCTGACTTTTACTCCTCTTCCTGTATTAGCAACTTTTCTGTTTAATGTTTTATCATTTCTGCTCGCAGTCGGCTTAGTCCGAGAAGGTTTAGCTTTAGGAAACCGCCAGAGCTTTTGGGGAGGAATGGTATTAATAACGTTGCAAATTATCAGTCGCTTGTTTGAATACAATACAGAACTATTGCTCAAATCCTTTGTATTTGTCTTGTGCGGAATTGGCGTAATTGCAGCAGGTATATGGTTCGAGCGACACTTCGCTAAAATTAACGACAATTAG
- a CDS encoding GDYXXLXY domain-containing protein, with product MKTENPETTNTLIQPPSFTLPAAFKCLPAWRLWIPLILQIGLIAAVPAQAVYTFITGKTVVLQTAPVDPYDFLRGYYQVLSYDISDRTNLEKLPGWKDLPADKTACLPGKVCTQKTHYVKQNTSFYVILESPKNLDKPGRPQAWKPTRVSLENPANLPANQIAIQGKYNGSRMEYGLETYYMPEHEREKVNQEISEAQRKQRQSFVVEVKVDKTGHAVPVSLWVRDRNYRF from the coding sequence ATGAAGACCGAAAACCCAGAAACAACCAATACTTTAATTCAGCCTCCATCCTTCACCCTTCCCGCTGCTTTTAAATGTCTTCCCGCGTGGCGGCTGTGGATTCCATTGATTCTACAAATTGGACTGATTGCCGCAGTTCCCGCCCAAGCAGTTTACACTTTTATTACTGGTAAAACAGTTGTCCTGCAAACTGCACCAGTAGACCCTTACGACTTTTTGCGCGGATATTACCAAGTTTTGAGCTATGATATTTCCGATCGCACAAATCTCGAAAAGCTCCCCGGCTGGAAAGATTTACCTGCCGACAAAACAGCTTGTCTGCCAGGAAAAGTTTGCACACAAAAAACGCATTATGTCAAGCAAAACACCAGTTTTTATGTAATCTTAGAATCTCCCAAAAATCTAGATAAGCCAGGCCGCCCCCAAGCTTGGAAACCCACCCGCGTCAGCCTGGAAAATCCCGCAAATTTGCCCGCCAATCAAATCGCAATTCAAGGCAAATATAACGGTTCGCGGATGGAATACGGCTTAGAAACTTATTATATGCCGGAGCACGAGCGGGAAAAAGTCAATCAGGAGATTAGCGAAGCTCAACGGAAGCAGCGGCAGTCTTTTGTCGTAGAAGTAAAGGTTGACAAAACAGGCCATGCTGTGCCTGTGAGTTTGTGGGTGCGCGATCGCAATTATCGATTTTAG
- a CDS encoding class I SAM-dependent methyltransferase, which yields MATIFRDLSYRYQWLYDAIARLAALSVGGEARFRQLALQNLTVSEETKILDLCCGSGQTTQFLAQYSQDVTGLDASPLSLQRARKNVPSANYVEAFAESMPFGGGDFDLVHSSVAMHEMQPAQLKQIFQEVHRVLKPGGLFILVDFHRPTNPLFWPGLAVFLWLFETETAWKLIETDLKILLAEIGFKQYNSKGSQQPKLYAGGSIQVIQVQKSVDS from the coding sequence ATGGCAACAATTTTTAGAGATTTAAGTTATCGGTATCAATGGCTGTACGATGCGATCGCCCGTCTGGCTGCTTTGAGCGTAGGCGGCGAAGCTCGTTTTCGGCAACTAGCGCTGCAAAATTTGACCGTCAGCGAGGAAACTAAGATTTTAGACCTTTGTTGCGGTAGCGGTCAAACTACGCAGTTTCTGGCGCAATATTCCCAGGATGTCACAGGACTGGACGCTTCGCCATTGTCGCTGCAACGCGCCAGAAAAAATGTGCCGTCTGCTAATTATGTAGAAGCTTTTGCCGAGTCGATGCCTTTTGGCGGCGGTGATTTTGATTTGGTACACAGTAGTGTTGCGATGCACGAAATGCAGCCCGCACAGTTGAAGCAAATCTTTCAAGAGGTACACCGCGTGCTGAAGCCGGGGGGTCTATTCATTTTGGTAGATTTTCATCGACCCACAAATCCGCTATTTTGGCCAGGATTGGCTGTATTTTTGTGGTTGTTTGAAACTGAAACTGCTTGGAAATTAATTGAAACTGACCTGAAGATTTTGTTGGCAGAGATAGGATTTAAACAGTACAATTCCAAAGGAAGTCAACAACCTAAACTTTATGCTGGCGGCAGCATTCAAGTAATTCAAGTTCAAAAGTCAGTTGACAGTTGA
- the hemH gene encoding ferrochelatase: MGRLGVLLLNLGGPDKIEDVRPFLFNLFADPEIIRIPFPWMQKPLAWLISTLRFKKSQENYRQIGGGSPLLRITEEQAASLEEVLREKGQDARVYVGMRYWHPFTEEAIAKIKRDRIEHLAILPLYPQFSISTSGSSFRQLEEIWGQDPDLNQIEYTAIPSWYHRPGYIQAMSELIAQELDHNPNPDRVHIFFSAHGVPLSYVEEAGDPYQREIQDCTRLIMEHLNRSNEHTLAYQSRVGPVEWLKPYTEEAITELAESGVQDLLVVPISFVSEHIETLQEIDMEYRELAEESGIENFYRVPALNTHPVFIEALADLVIESIESPSVKFLDVIRPSKKVKMYPQEQWEWGLTTGAEVWNGRVAMIGFIALVIELITGQGPLHSIGLL; the protein is encoded by the coding sequence ATGGGCCGTTTGGGAGTATTGCTATTAAACTTGGGCGGGCCAGATAAAATCGAGGATGTCCGTCCTTTCCTGTTCAACTTGTTTGCTGACCCGGAAATCATTCGCATTCCGTTTCCGTGGATGCAGAAACCGCTCGCCTGGTTGATTTCGACCCTGCGTTTTAAAAAATCCCAGGAAAACTACCGCCAAATCGGGGGCGGCTCTCCTTTGCTACGGATTACCGAAGAACAAGCCGCTTCCCTGGAAGAAGTCTTGCGAGAAAAGGGACAAGATGCTCGAGTATATGTGGGGATGCGCTACTGGCATCCTTTTACTGAAGAGGCGATCGCCAAAATTAAGCGCGATCGCATCGAACACTTGGCAATCTTGCCATTGTATCCTCAATTTTCTATCAGCACCAGCGGTTCTAGCTTCCGACAGTTAGAAGAAATCTGGGGTCAAGATCCCGACCTCAACCAGATAGAATATACCGCGATTCCTTCTTGGTATCACCGACCGGGCTACATTCAGGCCATGTCGGAATTGATCGCCCAAGAATTAGATCACAATCCAAATCCCGATCGAGTTCACATCTTTTTCAGCGCCCACGGCGTCCCCCTCAGCTACGTAGAAGAGGCTGGAGACCCATATCAGCGCGAGATTCAAGATTGCACTCGCCTGATTATGGAACATTTGAATCGATCGAACGAACACACTCTCGCCTACCAAAGTCGGGTTGGCCCGGTGGAATGGCTGAAGCCTTACACCGAAGAAGCGATTACCGAATTGGCAGAAAGTGGAGTTCAAGATTTGTTGGTAGTTCCAATTAGTTTTGTTTCCGAACACATCGAAACTCTGCAAGAAATTGACATGGAGTATCGAGAATTAGCAGAAGAGTCGGGGATTGAAAATTTCTACCGAGTCCCTGCATTGAATACTCATCCGGTATTTATTGAAGCTTTGGCAGATTTAGTTATCGAGTCGATAGAATCTCCCAGCGTTAAATTCTTGGATGTGATACGCCCTTCCAAGAAAGTTAAAATGTACCCTCAAGAGCAATGGGAGTGGGGTTTGACGACGGGGGCGGAAGTCTGGAACGGTCGTGTAGCAATGATTGGTTTTATCGCATTAGTGATTGAGTTAATTACGGGTCAAGGCCCGTTACACTCGATCGGCTTGCTTTAA
- a CDS encoding DUF4126 domain-containing protein, producing the protein MVGLLAALSASAAGGMRIALPLLLIGLLRIDKLWSEIPLLSRVHPQVAISILVSWSLLEVFASKTFVGQRVLQVVQIIFSPIVGAIMGIAIAQVSAIDEVIVHPWMLWIIGIVGGLLALVLQLVQAGWLYRLQILPIWVIFLQDVLCISLVLFAFDAPKEGALIAMLLLWMAIRSSKEWYRWYRSQGIPGDGGNPRRGKRDPD; encoded by the coding sequence ATGGTTGGACTCCTAGCCGCGCTCTCTGCGTCTGCGGCGGGGGGTATGAGAATTGCCCTGCCCCTGCTGTTAATTGGTTTGTTGCGGATAGACAAACTTTGGTCAGAAATACCTCTATTGTCTCGGGTTCACCCGCAAGTGGCGATATCGATCTTGGTGAGTTGGTCGCTGTTAGAGGTGTTTGCTTCTAAAACATTTGTGGGACAGCGGGTGCTGCAAGTTGTGCAAATTATTTTCAGTCCCATTGTAGGAGCAATTATGGGAATTGCGATCGCTCAGGTAAGTGCGATCGACGAAGTTATTGTTCACCCTTGGATGCTGTGGATTATTGGTATTGTCGGAGGTTTGCTGGCTTTGGTGCTGCAACTGGTACAAGCAGGATGGCTTTACAGACTACAGATTTTACCGATTTGGGTGATTTTCCTGCAAGATGTTCTGTGTATTTCCTTGGTGTTGTTTGCTTTTGACGCGCCGAAAGAGGGTGCGTTAATTGCGATGCTGCTGCTGTGGATGGCTATTCGCAGTTCTAAGGAGTGGTATCGTTGGTACCGAAGTCAGGGAATACCGGGCGATGGGGGAAATCCCCGCCGCGGCAAGCGCGATCCCGATTAG
- a CDS encoding Glu/Leu/Phe/Val dehydrogenase, which yields MSESLFTDASRRLERALKYVSLSEDTIERLKYPKSSLIVSIPVRMDDGSLRIFQGYRVRYDDTRGPSKGGVRYHPKVSLDEVQSLAFWMTFKCAVLNIPFGGAKGGITVNPKELSKLELERLSRGYVDAIADFIGPDVDIPAPDVYTNPMIMGWMMDQYSIIKRQLSPAVVTGKPVTIGGSLGRDTATATGAFFVIQNLLPKFNRSPGETTVAVQGFGNAGAELAELLWRAGYKVVAVSDSQGGIYAKQGLDIPSIRRFKEANKGIKAIYCEGSVCNIVEHEILTNEQLLALDVDVLVPAALENQITAQNANDVKAKFIFEVANGPIDSAADLILESRGIQVIPDILANAGGVTVSYFEWVQNRSGLYWTLEEVNQRLQHKMVEETEAIWKKSQELSVCMRTAAYVYGLHRLGEAMNAKGTRDYYLNG from the coding sequence ATGTCTGAATCATTATTTACCGATGCCAGCCGCCGACTAGAACGAGCCTTAAAATATGTATCCCTGTCAGAGGATACGATCGAGCGGCTCAAATATCCCAAATCCAGCTTAATAGTATCAATTCCCGTGCGGATGGACGACGGTTCCCTGCGAATTTTCCAAGGGTATCGGGTGCGCTACGACGATACCAGAGGCCCGTCGAAAGGAGGAGTGCGCTACCACCCGAAAGTATCCCTCGATGAAGTGCAATCCTTGGCATTTTGGATGACATTTAAATGTGCAGTGCTCAACATACCCTTTGGAGGAGCCAAGGGCGGAATTACCGTCAATCCTAAAGAATTGTCCAAACTAGAATTAGAAAGGTTGAGCCGGGGTTACGTGGATGCGATCGCAGATTTCATCGGCCCGGATGTCGATATTCCCGCACCGGATGTCTACACCAATCCGATGATTATGGGTTGGATGATGGATCAGTACAGTATTATTAAAAGGCAGCTCAGTCCGGCGGTGGTGACAGGTAAACCAGTCACAATCGGCGGTAGTTTGGGTAGAGATACCGCCACCGCCACCGGCGCTTTTTTTGTGATTCAAAATCTCCTACCCAAATTTAACCGAAGTCCGGGGGAGACAACGGTAGCCGTCCAAGGTTTCGGCAATGCCGGGGCCGAATTAGCAGAATTGCTCTGGAGGGCCGGTTACAAAGTTGTGGCTGTCAGCGATTCCCAAGGGGGAATTTATGCGAAACAAGGGCTAGATATTCCCAGCATCCGCCGTTTCAAGGAAGCTAACAAAGGTATCAAAGCTATTTACTGCGAAGGTTCGGTTTGCAATATTGTCGAACACGAAATCTTGACAAACGAGCAACTTTTAGCCTTAGATGTTGACGTGCTGGTTCCAGCAGCTTTGGAGAATCAAATTACTGCACAAAATGCTAATGATGTCAAGGCTAAATTTATTTTTGAAGTAGCGAACGGGCCGATTGATTCTGCTGCTGATTTGATTTTGGAATCGCGGGGAATTCAGGTAATCCCGGATATTTTAGCCAATGCTGGCGGGGTGACGGTGAGTTATTTTGAGTGGGTGCAAAATCGCAGCGGACTTTATTGGACTCTGGAGGAAGTCAATCAGCGGTTGCAGCACAAAATGGTTGAGGAAACTGAGGCAATTTGGAAAAAATCTCAGGAGTTGTCGGTTTGTATGAGAACGGCGGCTTACGTGTACGGTTTGCACCGACTCGGAGAAGCGATGAATGCGAAGGGAACGCGGGATTATTACCTGAACGGTTGA
- a CDS encoding COP23 domain-containing protein — MRQPLFGTAAAALVIGTSAVFSQPAQAQSRNQFYCGISEGKPATIVRTARGNVPLIVWSNEAFSASGWTPKRRCEDVSARFQRFNDNGQLRFMRAGTFNSQQVLCIDRARGSGNCSSAEAVVVTVPQRSNANLILEQMLDTRNRASKQPLYLSGEKQLVTYENGAANVNLNLLFDNEPADNERLW; from the coding sequence ATGAGACAACCGTTATTTGGCACTGCCGCGGCCGCGCTGGTCATAGGTACATCGGCTGTTTTCTCGCAGCCGGCTCAAGCTCAAAGCAGAAATCAATTCTACTGCGGGATTAGCGAAGGCAAACCCGCAACCATCGTCCGCACCGCTAGAGGCAACGTACCGCTGATAGTTTGGAGCAATGAAGCTTTTTCAGCTTCCGGATGGACTCCCAAGCGACGCTGTGAAGATGTATCGGCTAGATTTCAACGGTTTAACGACAACGGACAGCTCAGATTCATGAGAGCAGGGACTTTTAACTCTCAACAAGTATTGTGCATCGATCGAGCCAGAGGTAGCGGCAATTGTTCGAGTGCTGAAGCAGTAGTGGTGACAGTACCACAACGCAGCAATGCCAACCTGATTCTCGAACAAATGCTCGATACCCGCAACCGCGCGTCCAAACAACCCCTTTACTTGAGCGGAGAAAAGCAACTGGTAACCTATGAAAACGGCGCTGCTAATGTCAATCTGAACCTATTGTTTGACAACGAACCGGCAGATAACGAGCGTTTGTGGTAA